AACGCCGGGCCCGGGGTGAGCGTGGCGAAGTCGAAGTCCCGGTAGGGCTGGGAGTTGTCGGCCGTGCAGTACGGCCAGCCCGAGTTCATCGGTTTCGTCGTGGACTGCCACTCCACGTACCCCATCGGACCGCGGTTGGGGTCGGCGGTGCCGGCGTCGGGACCGTAATCACCCCACATCACCGCCCCGGTCACCTTGTCCACGGTCATCCGGAACGGGTTGCGCAGACCCATCACGAAGATCTCCGGGCGCGTCAGCGGCGTGCCGGGCGCGAACAGGTTGCCCTCGGGAATCGTGTAGCTGCCGTCGTCGTTGACGTGGATGCGCAGGATCTTGCCGCGCAGGTCGTTGGTGTTGCCGGAGCCGCGGCGCTCGTCGAGGCCCGGGTTGTAGCCGGGCGCGTCGTTGATCGGCGTGTAGCCGTTGACGTTCGGGCCGGAGGCGGGCGTGTTGCCGCCGGTCGCCAGGTACAGGTTGCCCTGCGCGTCGAAGTCGACGTCACCCGCTTCGTGGCAGCACTGCCCGCGGTTGGTGGTGACGCGGATGATCTCCTGCTCGGTGCTCAGATCCAGCGCGTCGCCGGTCCACTTGAACCGGGACAGGACGTCGTAGCCCTCCCACTGCTTCCAGTACGAGTCGTCCGCACCGGCGGGCAGCGTGTTCGGCGCGGAACCGGCCGGCGTGTTCAGCTTGGGGGAGTAGTACAGGTAGACCCAGTGGTTCTCGGCGAAGCCGGGGTCCAGCGTCACCGTCTGCAGGCCCATCTCCGAGTTCTGGTAGACGGGGATGGTGTTGACGACCTTGGTGACGCCGGTCTTCGGGTCGGTCAGCCGCAGCTCGCCGCTGCGGGCGGTGTGCAGGACCCGGCCTTCCGGCAGCACGGCCAGGTCGATGGGCTCGCCCACGTTCTTGGTGAGCGTGACCTTTTCGTAGTTGTCCCAGTGCAGGGCGGGGTCTGCGTCGTGGGCCGAGGCGGGCGCGGCGAGGCCGAGCACCGCCAGGGCCGTCACCGCCGCGGCGGTGATCGACCGTCTCAGGGCAGGGTGCATCGCGAGATCACTCCGGTGGGGATGTCGACGGGGAGGACGGGGAGGGAGATCAGCCGCGGAGCTCGGTGAGCGCCTGGTAGCTGCGCAGCGCCGCGCCGAACGAGCCGGGCGGGCTGGGCTGGGTGCCGGGGGCGGTGTCCTGCTCCCAGATGCCGTGGTAGCGGCCGCGGCCGTGGACCCGGCGCAGGAACTCGCTGTAGGGCAGGTCGCCCGCGCCGAACTCGACGATGTCGTAGCCGTTGGGGTTGGCCGGGTTCTCGTCACCGTCCTTGAGGTGCAGCAACGGGTAGCGGTGCGGGGCGCGGGTGATGTAGTCGGCCGGGTCGAAGCCGGGGAAGCGGTACTGGCCGACATAGGCCCAGTACACGTCCATCTCCAGGTAGACCAGGTCCGGGTCGGTGTGGTCGAAGAACACGTCGTAGAGCCGGACGTCCGGGCGGTCGGTGGCGAAGGCGAACTCGCCGGCGTGGTTGTGCTGGTAGAACTTCAGGCCGCGGCCGGCGGCCGCGGCGCCGATCCGGTTGAACTCCTCGGCCGCCGCCCGGTAACCGTCCACAGTGTTCACGTTGCTGGGTGCGTTGGCGGTGCCGATGTGCTCGAGCCCGAGGATCTCGGCGTTGTCCAGTTCGCCCTCGAGGTTGGTGCGGAAGTTGCCGAGCCCGACGTGGCTGCCGACCGCTTTGAGGCCGAAGTCCTTCAGCAGCTGGGCGATCTCGGGCACGGTGATCTGCCTGCCCAGGATCGAGGTGCTCTGGGTGTAGCCGGCGAACTCGATCTCGCGGTAGCCGATGCGGGACAGCTCCTCGAACACGGCGCGGAAACCGAGCTGGGAGACCTTGTCGCGGACGCTGTAGAGCTGGATGCCGATCTGGTTCTGCGGGACGAGACGGCCCTGACTGGCCGCGGCGGGCAGTGACCCGGCGAGCGCCGCGGCACTGACCGCGACGGTCGCCCCGGCCGCGGTGCGCAGGAAACCGCGGCGGTTGAACGACGAGTGGGACACGGGTTTCTCCTTCGAGCGAGTGTGAACCGACCCCCTTGCCACGTGCGCCGGTCAACGTAGGCAGCTTCCGTCGAAAGTGTCCAGAGTTTCGCATTTCGCAGAACAAAGTTCCCCGCGCTGCTGCTCAAAAGCGCGGTGGGCGGGACTCCGGTCGGTGCACCCGCGAGCGACGAGGAGGCGCTTTCTCCATGTCCACCAGCGGTTTTGCCCCGCCGGCCGCGCTCCGCGCGGAGGCGGGGCTGCCCGCCCTGGCGCGTGACGAAGGCCCGACGGCGCGGGCCGGACCGGGGGAACGGCTGCGCGTGCCACGCCCGGCCGGCCGGCCGGGATCACCCGGGCGGCCGAGAGCAGGACCGGGTTCAGCGGCCCGGCCCGAGCGTCCGGAAGAACTCCCGGATGTCGGTGACCAGGAGGTCCGGGGCCTGCAACGAGGCGAAGTGCCCGCCCCGGGGGTGGTTCGTCCACCGCGTGACCGTGCTGGACAGTTCCGCGAGACCGCGGATCGCCCGGTCGCCGGGGAAGTTCGCCACGGCGGTCGGCACGGGTGAGCGCGCGGGGCGGCGGCCCCACGCCTCCGGGACCGCCTCGTAGTAGAGCCGGGCGGCCGAGCCGGCGGTGCCGGTCAGCCAGAAGATCGTCACGTCGGTGAGGATGGCGTCCCGCTCGACCGGGGTCTGGTCGCTCTCGCCGGGATCCCAGTCGGCGAACCACTCCAGGTTCCACGCGAGCTGCCCGGCCGGGGAGTCGTTCAGCGCGTAGGCCAGTGTCTGCGGCCGCGTCGACATCTGGGTGGCGTAGCCGGAGTGGCCGTACCACCACCGCTGGTTGTCGCGGGCGCGTTCGCGCTCGGCCGGGGACAGGGCGTCCAGCTCCGCGGGATCGATCGGGGTCGCGGCGTTCGCCAGCGCGTTGACGTGCACGCCGAGCAGGTGATCCGGCGCGATCCGAGCGAGTTCCGGGGACACGATGCTGCCGAAGTCGCCGCCCTGGGCGCCGTAGCGGTGGTAGCCCAGCCGTCGCATCAGCTCCGCCCACGCGCGGGCGACGCGGCGCACGCCCCAGCCGGGCTCGCGGGTCGGGCCGGAGAACGCGAACCCGGGCACCGACGGCGCCACCACGTGGAAGGCGTCCGCCGGGTCCCCGCCGTGCGCGCGCGGATCGATCAGCGGGCCCAGGATGCCCAGCAGGTCGTACACGGTGCTGGGCCAGCCGTGCGTGATGATCAGCGGCGTCGCGTCCGGTTCGGGGGAGCGCGCGTGCAGGAAGTGCACGGTCTGGCCGTCGATCGTCGTGGTGAACTGCGGGATCCGGTTCAGCCGGGCCTCGTGGAAGCGCCAGTCGTACCCGGTCCGCCAGTAGCCGGCGAGTTCCGTCAGGTAGTCCTTGGGCACGCCGTAGGCCCAGCCTGCGCCCGGCAGCTCGTCGGGCCAGCGGGTGCGCGCGAGCCGGGCGCGGAGGTCGTCGAGGTCGGCCTGCGGCACGGCGACGCGGAACGGTCGTGGTGTGGTCATGCCCGCAGCGTGGCACGGTCTGCGGACAGATTCCGGCCGGAAGCTCGTCCGGCGCCGAGCACACTTTCGGCAATCTGGTTCATAAGTAACGATCTGACTGTTACTCCTTTTGCCGGATTGTGGCAGAAGTACTCCGCCGGTCAGAGTAGGCCGGTAGTCACGAGCACTGAGATCCGGTCAGTTTCCCGACGAAGTGGAGCTCCGCGGTGCCCCCTCTCCTCGACCGGCCGCCCGACCGCGCCGGTGTCCGCCGGGCGAACCTCGCCCTGCTCGTCCGGCTCCTGCGCCGCCACGGTGCGCAGTCCCGGGCGCAGCTGTCGACCCGGAGCGGGCTGAGCAAGGCGACGGTCTCCAACCTCGTCGCCGAACTGGAGGCCCGCGCACTGGTCCAGTCCGGCGGCCGCCACGAGGGCGGGCAGGGCCGGCCCGGTCAGCTGGTCGAGCTGCGCCCGCGCGGCACCTGGGGCATTGGCCTGGAACTGGACGCCGGCCACGTCGGCAGCACCCTCCTCGACCTCTCCGGCACCGCCACCACCCGGCGCCGCACTGCCGCCGACGTGCGTGCCCTCGGCCCGGAGCGCACCCTCGACGAACTCGCCGCACTGGTCACCGCCGCGATGTCCGAAGTGGACGGCTGGGACGGCGGGGGGCAGGTGGCCGGGGTGGCCGTCGCGGTGCCCGGGCTCGCCGGTGCCGGCACGGTCCGCGTGGCGCCCGGCCTCGGCTGGCGCGACGTCGCCCTCGCCGACGGCCTCGCCGCCCGCACCGGCCTGCCGCCGGAGCGCATCGTCGTCGGCAACGACGCCGGCCTCGCCGCCGTCGCCGAAACCGACCGGGGTACGGCGCGCGGCTGCTCCGACGTCGTGTTCCTGCTCGGCGGCGCGGGCGTCGGCGCCGGCCTGATCGCCGGCGGCAACCTGATCCGGGCCGGCGAGGCCGGGCACCTGCCGCTCGGACCCGCCGGACGGCTGTGCGCCTGCGGTCGTCGCGGCTGCTGGCAGACCGCCGTCGGCGTCGATGCGCTGCTGCGCTCCTTCGCCGCGCCCGGCGACCTGGTGCACGACCCCGCCCTGGACCTGGCGCAGCGCACCTCCATCGTGCGCCGCCGTGCCCAGCGGGGTGACCGCGGCGTCCTGGACGCGCTCGCCGGGCTGGGCGCCGCGCTCGGCCTGGGCATCGCGGTGCTGGCCGATCTGCTCGACCCGCGGATGGTCGTGCTCGGCGGATACTTCGCGCCGCTGTGCGATTGGCTCGCCGAGCCGATCCGAGCCGAACTCACCGCCCGCTCGGTGACCGCCGAGGCGGGCGGCCTCCGGATCGTGCCGTCCCGGCTCGGGTTCACCGCGGTCGGCACCGGCGCGGCGCAGGCCGCGATCCGGCCCCTGCTGGACGATCCGACGCTGGCCCCGGCCGGCGCCCCGGTGAGCGTGGAGGCGTGATGACCGAAGACCTGCTGACCATGCGCGGCATCGTCAAGACGTTCCCGGGTGTCCGGGCGCTGGACGGCGTCGAGCTCTCGGTGCGGGCCGGGGAGGTGCACTGCCTGCTCGGCCAGAACGGCGCCGGCAAGTCCACGCTCATCAAGGTGCTCGCCGGGGCGCACCAGCCGGACGCGGGCGAGATCCGCTGGCGCGGCGAGCCGGTCACGCTGTCGTCGCCAGTCACCGCGCTGCGGTGCGGCATCGCGACCATGTACCAGGAGCTCGACCTCATTCCCGCGTTGTCCGTGGCGGACAACATCTTCCTCGGCCACGAGCCCGCCCAGGCCGGTTTTACCCGCGACCGGCACGCCCGCGTCAGGGCGAGCGAGCTGCTGGCCCGGCTCGGGCACCCGGAGATCCACCCCGACCGCGAGGTCGCCGACCTGTCCGCGGCCGGGCAGCAACTGGTGTCGATGGCCCGCGCGCTGGTCCACGACGCCCGGCTGATCGTGATGGACGAGCCGACCGCGGCGCTCGCCTCCGACGAGGTGGACAACCTGTTCCGCATCGTCGCCGAGCTCACCGCCGACGGGGTCGCCGTCGTCTACATCTCGCACCGGCTGGAGGAGATCCGCCGGATCGGTAACCGGGTCACCGTCCTCAAGGACGGCGCGACCGTCGCTGCCGGGCTCGACGTGGCCGACGTGACCACCGACCACCTGGTGTCGCTGATGTCCGGCCGCCGCGTGGAAACCGTCTACCCGGAACGACTCGAATCCACGGTGGACAGTTCCGCGGAGCTGCTGCGGGTGGCGAACCTGACCCGGCACGGCGAGTTCGAAGACGTCAGCTTCACCCTCCGGCGCGGCGAGATCCTCGGCGTGGCCGGGCTCGTCGGCGCCGGCCGCAGCGAGCTGCTGGAGACCGTCTTCGGCGCCCGCAAACCCGACGCGGGCACCGTGCACGTGGACGGCAAGCGCCTCAAGCCCGGTGACGTGCCCGCCGCCGTGGCCGCCGGGATCGGGCTGGCACCGGAGGAGCGCAAGAGCCAGGCGCTGCTGCTGGAGATGTCGGTGGCGCACAACGTGACCCTGGCCAGTCTGCCCGCCTACAGCCGCTTCGGCTTCACCGACCGCACCCGCGAGCTCGGCGACTCGGCCGAGCGGCTGCGGCAGCTGGACCTGCGCCCGGCCGACCCGCGCCGCCCGGTCGGCACGCTCTCCGGCGGCAACCAGCAAAAGGCGGTCGTGGCGCGCTGGCTCGTGCGGGGCTGCTCGATCCTGTTGCTGGACGAGCCGACCCGCGGCGTCGACGTGGGTGCGCGGGCCGAGCTGTACCGGCTGATCCGCGAGCTCGCCGCGGCCGGCGTCGGGATCGTGCTGGTGTCCAGCGAGATGCCCGAGGTGCTCGGGCTCGCCGACCGCGTGCTCGTGCTGCGGGAGGGCCAGGTGGTCCGCGAGGCACCCGCCCACGAGCTGACCGAAGCAGACGTGCTGAATCTGGTGATGGAGGGAAGTGCGGCATGACGAAGGACTCCTCGTCGGTGTTGCCCGAGGCCACGCCGGCCCCGCCACCCCGGGCGGCGCCCCCGGCGGCCAAGCCCGCGCGCGGGCGGTTTCCGGTGGACGCCCGGCTGGCCGGCCTGTTCGGCGTGTTCGTCCTGCTCTGCGTGGTCGGCTGGCTGACCCGGCCGGACGCGTTCTTCACCGAGGGCAACCTCTCCACCGTGCTGCGGCTGGCCGCCGCGATCGGCGTGGTGAGCGTCGGCATGACCTTCGTGATCATCAGCGGCGGGATCGACCTGTCCGTCGGGTCGATCGTCGCGCTGTCCAGCGTGTGGGCGACGACGCTGGCGACGCAGTCGTTCGGTCCGCTGGTGATGGTGATCTGCGCGCTGGCGGTCGGACTGGGCTGCGGCCTGGTCAACGGGGTGCTCGTCGCCTACGGCCGCGTGGTGCCGTTCATCGCCACGCTCGCGATGTACGCCTCCGCCCGCGGCCTCGCCGAGCGGATCAGCGGCCGCAACACGCAGGTGGTGCGCCAGAGCGGTTTCCTCGCGTTCTTCCGCGGCGACCTGCTCGGCATCCCGGTGCTGATCTGGATGTTCGCCGCGGTGTTCGTGGCGGGGTGGGTTCTGCTCAACCGCACCACGTTCGGCCGCCGCACGTTCGCCGTCGGCGGCAACACCGAGGCGGCGCGGCTGGCCGGTATCCGCGTCAAGCGGCACACCGCGCTCGTCTACGGCGTGGCCGGGCTGTGCTGCGGCATCGCGGCGCTCATGGTCGTCGCGCGCACCACGTCGGGTGCCTCGACCAACGGCCTGTACTACGAGCTGGACGCGATCGCGGCGGTGGTCATCGGGGGCACCCTGCTCTCCGGCGGGCGCGGCACCCTGACCGGAACGCTCATCGGTGTCCTGATCTTCACCGTGCTCGGCAACATCTTCACGCTCAACAACCTCGACACCGACATCCAGAACATCGCCAAGGGCGCCATCATCGTCCTCGCCGTGCTCCTGCAGTTCCGCAGCAGGCGGCGCGCCCGGCGCTCCACTTAGGACCAGCTTCCCCGACCCCGTCCCGACCGCACCCCGACGACCCCCTGGAGCTCCCATGCCCGGACCATCCTCCCTCGCCCGCCGCCGTTTCCTCACCGGTGGCGCGGCCGTCGGCGCCGGCGCGCTGCTGGCCGCCTGCACCTCCAACGAGTCCCCGCAGTCGGCGCCGCAGGCCGTCGCCGGCACCGCGGGCCAGAACGCCCAGCCGGGCAAGCACGTCACCATCGGCTTCTCCGCGCCGGCCGCCGACCATGGCTGGATGGCGGCGATGACGAAGAACGCCCGCACCCAGGCCGGCCGCTTCTCCGACGTCACCTTCACCGCCACCGAGGGCACCAACGACGTCAACCAGCAGATCGCCCAGGTCGAGACCCTGATCAACCAGAAGGTCGACGTCCTGGTGATCCTGCCCTTCGACGGCAAGGCCCTCACCCAGGCCGGTCAGCAGGCGATGGACGCCGGCATCCCGGTGGTCAACGTGGACCGGGTGTTCGACACGCCACTGGCCTACCGCACCTGGATCGGCGGCGACAACTACCGGATGGGCGTCAACGCCGGCAACTACATCGCGGCGGAGCTCAAGCGCAAGGGTGTGGCCAGCCCGGTGATCGGCGAGGTCGCCGGCATCGATTCGCTGCCGCTGACCCAGGAACGCAGCCAGGGGTTCAAGGACGCGCTGGCGAAGAACGGGTTCCGCGTCGGGCCGCGCGTCTCGGCGCAGTTCACCCCGGAGAGCGGCGAGCAGATGACGGCGAACCTGCTGCAGTCGGCGAGCAAACTGGACGCGTTGTGGAACCACGACGACGACCAGGGCATCGGTGTGCTCGCGGCGATCGACAGCGCGCGCCGGTCCGAGTTCTTCCTGGTCGGCGGCGCCGGGTCGCGCAACATGATGGACCTGGTCAAGGCCGACAGCAGCGTCATCAAGGCCACCGTGCTCTACAGCCCGTCGATGGCGTCCTCGGCCATCGCCCTGGCCCGGCTGCTCGGCCAGGGCAAGGGCATCGGCGACCTCGCCGAGCACGAGATCCCCGCGACCGTCACGACCTACTCGGCCGTGGTGACCAAGGAGAACGTCGATTCCTATGCCGATGTCGCCTTCGACTCCTGACCCGGCGGCCACCCCGGGCGCCGTGATCGGCGTCGGCATGGTGGGGCACGCCTTCATGGGCGCCGTGCACGCCCACGCCTGGCGCTCGGTGCACCGGTTCTTCGACGTGCCGCTGGTGCCGCGGCTGGCCGTGCTCGGCGGCCGCGACCCGGACCGCACGAAGGCCGCCGCCGCCCGGCAGGGCTGGGCGGACGTGGAGACCGACTGGGCGGCCCTGATCGCCCGCGACGACGTGGGCATCGTCGACGTCTGCACGCCCGGCGACTCGCACTGCGAGATCGCCATCGCCGCGCTCGCCGCCGGCAAGCACGTGCTGTGCGAGAAGCCGCTGGCCAATTCGGTGGCCGAGGCCGAGGAGATGGCGGCGGCCGCCGAACGGGCGGCGCTGCACGGGCAGCGGGCCATGGTCGGCTTCAACTACCGGCGCGTGCCGGCCATCGCGCTCGCGCGCAAACTGGTCGCCGAGGGCAGGCTGGGCACGATCCGCCAGGTCCGGGCCGCCTACCTGCAGGACTGGCTGGCCGACCCGGCCACGCCGATGACGTGGCGGCTGCGCCGGGACCGGGCCGGGTCCGGGGCACTGGGCGACATCGCCGCGCACGCCGTGGACACCGCCCAGTTCATCCTGGGCGACCGCATCACCGGGGTGTCGGCGATGACCGAGACGTTCGTGCGGCAGCGGCCGGTGAGTGCGGCGCCGGGCAGCGCGCTGGGCGAGGTCGACGTCGACGACGTCACGGTGTTCCTCGCCCGGTTCACCGGCGGGGCGGTGGCCACGTTCGAGGCCACCCGGTTCGCGCTGGGCCGCAAGAACGCGTTGCGGGTGGAGATCAACGGGTCGCGGGGCAGCCTGGCGTTCGACTTCGAGTCGATGAACGAGCTGTCCTTCTACGACGGTGACGCCGATCCGGCCGAGGCCGGGTTCCGCCGCATCCTGGTGACCGAGCCGGCGCACCCGTACGTGGGTGCG
The sequence above is a segment of the Amycolatopsis viridis genome. Coding sequences within it:
- a CDS encoding sugar phosphate isomerase/epimerase family protein, whose translation is MSHSSFNRRGFLRTAAGATVAVSAAALAGSLPAAASQGRLVPQNQIGIQLYSVRDKVSQLGFRAVFEELSRIGYREIEFAGYTQSTSILGRQITVPEIAQLLKDFGLKAVGSHVGLGNFRTNLEGELDNAEILGLEHIGTANAPSNVNTVDGYRAAAEEFNRIGAAAAGRGLKFYQHNHAGEFAFATDRPDVRLYDVFFDHTDPDLVYLEMDVYWAYVGQYRFPGFDPADYITRAPHRYPLLHLKDGDENPANPNGYDIVEFGAGDLPYSEFLRRVHGRGRYHGIWEQDTAPGTQPSPPGSFGAALRSYQALTELRG
- a CDS encoding epoxide hydrolase family protein — translated: MTTPRPFRVAVPQADLDDLRARLARTRWPDELPGAGWAYGVPKDYLTELAGYWRTGYDWRFHEARLNRIPQFTTTIDGQTVHFLHARSPEPDATPLIITHGWPSTVYDLLGILGPLIDPRAHGGDPADAFHVVAPSVPGFAFSGPTREPGWGVRRVARAWAELMRRLGYHRYGAQGGDFGSIVSPELARIAPDHLLGVHVNALANAATPIDPAELDALSPAERERARDNQRWWYGHSGYATQMSTRPQTLAYALNDSPAGQLAWNLEWFADWDPGESDQTPVERDAILTDVTIFWLTGTAGSAARLYYEAVPEAWGRRPARSPVPTAVANFPGDRAIRGLAELSSTVTRWTNHPRGGHFASLQAPDLLVTDIREFFRTLGPGR
- a CDS encoding ROK family protein, encoding MPPLLDRPPDRAGVRRANLALLVRLLRRHGAQSRAQLSTRSGLSKATVSNLVAELEARALVQSGGRHEGGQGRPGQLVELRPRGTWGIGLELDAGHVGSTLLDLSGTATTRRRTAADVRALGPERTLDELAALVTAAMSEVDGWDGGGQVAGVAVAVPGLAGAGTVRVAPGLGWRDVALADGLAARTGLPPERIVVGNDAGLAAVAETDRGTARGCSDVVFLLGGAGVGAGLIAGGNLIRAGEAGHLPLGPAGRLCACGRRGCWQTAVGVDALLRSFAAPGDLVHDPALDLAQRTSIVRRRAQRGDRGVLDALAGLGAALGLGIAVLADLLDPRMVVLGGYFAPLCDWLAEPIRAELTARSVTAEAGGLRIVPSRLGFTAVGTGAAQAAIRPLLDDPTLAPAGAPVSVEA
- a CDS encoding sugar ABC transporter ATP-binding protein, which produces MTEDLLTMRGIVKTFPGVRALDGVELSVRAGEVHCLLGQNGAGKSTLIKVLAGAHQPDAGEIRWRGEPVTLSSPVTALRCGIATMYQELDLIPALSVADNIFLGHEPAQAGFTRDRHARVRASELLARLGHPEIHPDREVADLSAAGQQLVSMARALVHDARLIVMDEPTAALASDEVDNLFRIVAELTADGVAVVYISHRLEEIRRIGNRVTVLKDGATVAAGLDVADVTTDHLVSLMSGRRVETVYPERLESTVDSSAELLRVANLTRHGEFEDVSFTLRRGEILGVAGLVGAGRSELLETVFGARKPDAGTVHVDGKRLKPGDVPAAVAAGIGLAPEERKSQALLLEMSVAHNVTLASLPAYSRFGFTDRTRELGDSAERLRQLDLRPADPRRPVGTLSGGNQQKAVVARWLVRGCSILLLDEPTRGVDVGARAELYRLIRELAAAGVGIVLVSSEMPEVLGLADRVLVLREGQVVREAPAHELTEADVLNLVMEGSAA
- a CDS encoding ABC transporter permease → MTKDSSSVLPEATPAPPPRAAPPAAKPARGRFPVDARLAGLFGVFVLLCVVGWLTRPDAFFTEGNLSTVLRLAAAIGVVSVGMTFVIISGGIDLSVGSIVALSSVWATTLATQSFGPLVMVICALAVGLGCGLVNGVLVAYGRVVPFIATLAMYASARGLAERISGRNTQVVRQSGFLAFFRGDLLGIPVLIWMFAAVFVAGWVLLNRTTFGRRTFAVGGNTEAARLAGIRVKRHTALVYGVAGLCCGIAALMVVARTTSGASTNGLYYELDAIAAVVIGGTLLSGGRGTLTGTLIGVLIFTVLGNIFTLNNLDTDIQNIAKGAIIVLAVLLQFRSRRRARRST
- a CDS encoding substrate-binding domain-containing protein, with the protein product MPGPSSLARRRFLTGGAAVGAGALLAACTSNESPQSAPQAVAGTAGQNAQPGKHVTIGFSAPAADHGWMAAMTKNARTQAGRFSDVTFTATEGTNDVNQQIAQVETLINQKVDVLVILPFDGKALTQAGQQAMDAGIPVVNVDRVFDTPLAYRTWIGGDNYRMGVNAGNYIAAELKRKGVASPVIGEVAGIDSLPLTQERSQGFKDALAKNGFRVGPRVSAQFTPESGEQMTANLLQSASKLDALWNHDDDQGIGVLAAIDSARRSEFFLVGGAGSRNMMDLVKADSSVIKATVLYSPSMASSAIALARLLGQGKGIGDLAEHEIPATVTTYSAVVTKENVDSYADVAFDS
- a CDS encoding Gfo/Idh/MocA family protein, whose translation is MSPSTPDPAATPGAVIGVGMVGHAFMGAVHAHAWRSVHRFFDVPLVPRLAVLGGRDPDRTKAAAARQGWADVETDWAALIARDDVGIVDVCTPGDSHCEIAIAALAAGKHVLCEKPLANSVAEAEEMAAAAERAALHGQRAMVGFNYRRVPAIALARKLVAEGRLGTIRQVRAAYLQDWLADPATPMTWRLRRDRAGSGALGDIAAHAVDTAQFILGDRITGVSAMTETFVRQRPVSAAPGSALGEVDVDDVTVFLARFTGGAVATFEATRFALGRKNALRVEINGSRGSLAFDFESMNELSFYDGDADPAEAGFRRILVTEPAHPYVGAWWPPGHLLGYEHTFTHEIADFLTAIGERRDPEPSFADGLQVQRVLQAVQDSAGNGTSWVGVPGSTERVIDA